CCAGAGGAAATCTAAAagaagtgctgagggagctggccaGTGTCACTGTGAGGCCACTCTCTATTGTCTTTGAATGGTTGTAGTGATCCAGGGAGGCccctgaggactggaagaaagcaaatgtcactcctatcttcaagaaAGAAGATTTGTGGAACCACAGGCTGGTCAGTCACACATCAATCcttgggaaggtgatggagcaaatCCTCCCGGAAGCTGTTTCCAAAtatatgaaggaaaagaaagtgatggATTGGGAGCCATCAGCATGAATTAATGAAGGGCAAATGATGCCTGACCAGCCTGGCACTTGTACTACAAAATAACTCACTTGGCGGATGAGAGGAGAACAATGTACGTTGTGTGGCAAGGCGTTTGATGTGGCCTTCCACAACAACCTCACAGACAAATTGAGGAAGCATGGACTAGGTAAGTGAACGGTAAGGTAGATCAAAAACTGGCTGAAGTGCTGCGCTTAAAGGGTTGTGGTCAGCACCgcaaagtccagctggaggccagtctCTAGTGGTGTACCCCAAGGGAAAATACCATGGCCAATATTGAATTATTGAACACTGGCATATTTATTAACGGTCTGGGAAATAGAACAGAGTGCACTCTTGGTAAGTTTGGAGACAATATGAAACTGGGAGAAGTGGTTGATGCACAAGATGGCTGTGCTGTCATTCAAAAGGACCTTCACAGGCCAGAGAAATGGACTGACACAAAttttatgaaattcaacaaagggaGGTGCAAGGTCCCGTATTTGAGGTGGAATAATCCCCCACACCAGTACAAGCTGGAGCTGACCagctagaaagcagctttgtacAAAAGGATCTGGGGGTCCTGGTAGACAAGTTGAACTTGAGTTAGGAATGTGCCCTTGAGGCAAAGAAGCTCAACAGCATCCTGAGCTGCACTAGGCAGAGCATCCTCTAcaggtcaagagaggtgatccttcccctcttgTTAGCCCTGGTAAAACACATCTGAACTGCTATATGCAGTTCTGgactccccagtacaagaagcaTATGGGCATACTGAACCGAGTCCTGCCCAAGGGCCACAAAGGTCAAGGGATGGAGCACACATCATGAGACAAGGGGCTGTGGTTCCATGACATAAAATGGCACCACTGAGCATTCATGTTAGTGAAGTTCTGTGAGGTAAAACCACTGTCTTTATTTGAGCTGTGGTGCCCAGTAAGCTAATAATTAACTTTGCTATCTGGCATTTCATATATTCGTATTGGGAAAGTGCATTCATCCTGAGTCACCTGCTATGACAGCACTGCATCCAAAGTCCCTCTGAGCCTTCAGATGCAAGATCTGCATCAAGCAGTCATTACCCGTCTGTACTCTCTGCCCTCTGAAATATAAGGTTAACCTTTAGTATTGTCTAGGATAGTCTCAGGCTGAATCAGTTAGGTAAAGTGTGTTATACAGTAGttgcaaaataaacaagaatTGTGTTATGTTATCCAACTCTCCAGCTTACTACATGGGACAAAAAAGACAGCTTGAGCTAAAATGTGTTGCAAACAGTGTGAAACACTTCAGAAGTCCTGTCATTAATATTAATGAGCATATATTGTTTCTATAGCACTACAGCTGTAGCTGGTTCACTTCAAAatctgataggaaaaaaaattgcaacatCTGCTTGGAATGCTCAGCTGAAAGTTTCAGCTCCAAATTATACTTTTAGAGTAACACAGGCCCTTTTGGCAACAAATATAGAGATTTTGAATATTATTTCCCTTCTTATCTCTGTGTAAAGAAAGGGAGGAACTTAAAGCACatttgaggaaagaaataatccaATTTTAAACACTAACATAATTGTATATGACAggcaaagaaatacaaatgggTTGGAGCCAGTCTTTTCCAATACTCTGCTCAAGAACACTAAACAAAGAACAGGGCgggggagaaagggaagctGGGGGAAACAAAGTTCATCACCATTCATGAAAGCATTGAAACAGCTGTGTAGTGCCGTCTCACTCTAtggaaaagttttttttgtGCAGAAGACAGTTACTTCAGTCTGGTCTGAAGTCTGTGAAAGCTAATCGAAACGCCTTTCAAATTCCAGAGTGTACGCTACTACTACACCAATAGCTAAATGTGGCTGTACTTTATATGTGAACTCCCTTCACCAAGCACATTCTTGGCATCTTTAACACATACTGCTACCATAATGTTTCTAACAACTAAATGTCAGGTggtcaaaataatttctccctgttttgagttttttgaGTGTTTACTATAGGGAGAGCTGGTAGCATAGCTACTTGGATTGTCTGTCTTGAGGTGGTTTTTAAACTTGCCAAATATTCATTAGCAAAGACTGAAAGCTTTTATGTCAGCTACACATTTCAGGGTAGACGGTAAAAGGAAGAATGGGAAGTTGCAGgtgaaatatttcttataaatttatattatttaagaaagaaaatctttagaTGAGAAATACTTTCCTCAATTGCAGGAATTCATTGTGGAAAAACTCTGCCATTACCAAACTTTGGAAAAGGAGGCAAAATTTTGGCATAAGGTATTCTGTAAATGTGTCCTTGCTGACTCAGTGAAATCTCCCGAGCTTGGAACCCATGCAGATGTATCTGAATGGGTTTGGGATAAAGGGTGAAAATTACACTGGGTACATGGGGAGTCCTGTACTTAAAAGCATTCAGGCTATGTTTATCTCAAGCAGTGCAGTCCACAGGGTCTACAGAGCCAAATAGTGTCCAAAGCTTGGGATATTTTCCCTCTGAAAGTCTCTAGGCCTGTTTCATGGACTAAACACCCATTAGAGATTAAAGCACATCTTCTGGTTTAGTCTCTTCTGAAAAGAATCCAGTCCACGTGCTCTACAGTTTTCCTGTGATGAGAACAAAAACATGGTAAAAGGATACGTCATTTTGAAGCCACACTCCTTATCCTACCTAAAACACTGATGGAGAAGCACTCTAGGTATCCTTTAATCAAGAGCCTGAAGGAGTGGAGGAGGtctttctctgtgcttgttCCTCCTACTTGTCGGTAGCAGTCCATCACCGGACATTGTTACTAAAAGCAAGGAGAATATCTTTCTGGTACCTATCCTTGAAATTAGcaatgaaaagaaggaaaataatccaATTTCAGTAGAGCTAAAAAGCTGATAAAAGCAGAGAGTCTATAGTAATTTTACTGTGATTGGTGTATTTAGTAGCAAAGATAGATAATTTGTCCTTCATGTTCTGCAAAAGACTGTCGAGGGGACTTAGTGATTTCAGTCACCTTACACAGTTGATAGGATTCTCCTATTTTACcgaaaaaaaagttaaataatctTAATTCAACAATCTatcaaataaaactttgatCTATTCAAATAActgcaatattttcttcagaatttacaacagaataaaaaaaatgcaaaaaaatggtGCAAAAAATGGTTTCCAAATGCAGACTTTGCTTTCCATTTCAACAGAAGAGGACAGTGCTGCATTTTCTCACACACTAGGGCTTTTAGTGGCAGCAATGGGTGAAGAGGAGTATACTGGACAGACAATAAGGGGGACAGCAGATAAATGGTTCTAATCCTAAGAAAATGCATGGTAGACAACTGAATCAAATGCAAAGGCAATGGGCTGAAGACCATGCACAGGAATGAGGAAGTAACGGGAATACCAGACATGTCTAGTCCTTACTCCACACCAAAAGGCAGTTAAAAAGCATACTTAGAACAATTACACAAACTGGACCATTATGTACATAGAGTGAATGGTTTGGATTCGCAACGTAACTGCCGACCTTCACGTGCCCCAGTTACCACTTATGGGACAtaattcttctctttcctaTCCTCCCAATCACTCCAGAGACATCATCAAGCAAccaagcagaagggaaagaagaataaGAGACAATAATAGAAGAAACAACTAATTTGAAACCTAGGTTAAAGTTGATAGCCTTTTACCCTTTTTGAAATCAGCCATGTTGTTGCAAAGTCTACACTGGTGGAAGTGATCATTTAACATAATGGAAAAAGCAGGAgcttcccctttcctccagaTTCATAGTTTGACAAATGAACTTTCCTATCTCTGATAATGGAATAAGGATCTTAAGGACAGTGAAGTACTGCTGCTCACAACAAATGACAAGAAACCTGAAAGTTACTTcttaatgcatttaatttcttttgcgATGTTCTAAGAACTAGGGTGTTACAAAGTGTGAGGTACGCATAGGAACAGGACCAAAAGGACTCCAGTTGGATCAGGTAAAAATAGGTTACAAAATATTAGGAAAAGCAATAATGACAAATACAAACGACCTTATCCAGTCACGTATCAGCTGCAAATCCAAATTCTGAAACCCTTGAAAATCAGTCCCAGGGAAAGTTCACGGCTGCTCTTTCAAAAGAAGGACATTCCATTCCAGTCCTAGAAGACTAAAAGTGGAGGAACATCCCATGCCAACCCTCTACTTGATCTTTGTTGCCTGAAAGGTAAATTGCATCCTTGATGCATGCACAGAGGTGATCTGGGTAACATTGCTCTCTTAGGACTTGTCGCTGGGAGGTTTCTTCTTAGCTTCCACATCCTTCTTAAAATCTTCAAGCTTCTTCGCAATGTTAGGAATCtttaaagacaaaagcaaaaaaccaaacaaaacccacacaaattaaaaaaaaatcctgagtgACATGAGCAGGAAAGACAATACCATAAACACTGCAAGAAATTCTATTAAGTTTAAATTGGTTTCTAAAAGATACTTGCTTCCAGGATCTGTTACTTTGCACAGaggttaaaaacaaagtaaCATCAAACAAACAGCAGATGAAAGCACCTAACATGGGgcttcaggaaatattttaggaTGTTAAGACTAAAAGTCAGCCAGTGGTGACAGGaacaggagggaggaaaagagatcACTTCACAGGAAATTTAGTAAGACCAGTCTGGCTTCCCCACTGAAAGAGGACAAACCGCCAAAGACTAAGCTGATTTAAACTCTGGTGCACAGACTTTAATAATGACTTTTGGAGTGGAAATTAGATTGCACTATACTGGTCACAAAACAAGATAAAAGAGATGTTTAAGAGCAGCAACTATGGTCTCAAGAAATTTATGAAGAAATACTTCTCCTGGTCCATTTTGTGGGAACCAAATTCCCACTGGGGAATTCTACTGCATTGCAAATTGGTAACCTTTTGCAGTTTCACACTTGAATGAAAATTGAATTTACTGCTTGTCAATTTCAAACcttcagctttcttttgcaaatagAAGCATTTTCATAAAGCAATCCAACAGTAAATTTcggcaacttaaaaaaaaccccaccaaccccGCAACTTTTAATTGCAGGGAACAGATTGTCTCATGAGTCTAGCTAAAACTGGGAATTGACAACATAGGATTTCACAAGCTAACTGATTAAATGAATGTAAAGCAAAGTTCCTACTGGCAGTTGTGAAAAAGATCATGGGCTTTTACATCATATGTAACCTGCCCACAGAGCAGAGTTAATCCAGACTGCAGGGCTCCCATTGGATGGTTTGAGTCTGATACTACAGTTTCTCTCTTACCTTCCCTTTCAAAGTTAAGCTCTGTCTgagcaaatgaaattaatagcCCAGCCCTTAACACGCCTGACATTTAAGCTAAACCAAGAAaactcctctgctgccagcagaacCCTCCATGTGCTTATACCTAAGCACATGTGGGTACAGCTGTAGAATTAGGACCTCATTATGACAAGTTTATCTTAGATGTCATCTAAACCAAATCATCTTCAAAACCAGCAATACAATTGCCATGTTCATACTGCAAGTCAATGTTACATTCCCAGGGAACCATTTCCTGCAAATCAAAAGCGTAAGTCCCCCTCTTGTGGCAATACTTTATTAGTGCTGCCAGAAAAGCACTATAACATGCTTACAACACATATTGATACACCCCAATATGTTCTTATGACTACATTTTCATAACActgtaaaacatattttggaaagaaatacaagCTTTTTATTAGTACCCTTATTGGAGTGACCAGACAGGAGGCATCACAAAAGTGTGCACATAAgcaagaagcaaaaaataagaattctgCTAGCAAGATGACTTCAGAACTGAAgacaagagaaaagcaaaacataaatgTCATCAGAGATTTGAGcctcaacagctttttttttaaactaggcTAATACAGATTgcacaagaaatgaaaaaaaaaaatgttaagtttAATTTACTCCTCTAGCCTAAAAACAGCTAAGTGGCACTTTCTCACtgtgagaaaagaaggaaagaaagattgcAGGTCAATACACTGTTTGAAGTAGGAGCTggtactgaatttttaaaaaaagctggcaaaccttattttctttattgatacagaagacagaaatttcAGATGCTCTGAAGGATTTTTAAGTAACAAACAGGTTACAGAACACTGTAAGCAGACAGGCTACCAGTCAGGAAACTAGTACTTTAATGCTGGTACAAGCCGTGAGCAGCTGCTaaaccttctctttttctcctacCTCTATCTATGTAGAGGTCTGGTTACCATATCTGTGCTCTAGGGCCCCAACATCAGTTAAGGCTCAAGCATTACTCTACCACAGACAATACAGAGTTTTGGTTCCATTTACATTTGAGTTCATCTATAACTAAAGTCAGTAAGATCTGCATTCTGTTCAAATACaataaaacatcaaaacaaagaCTGAATCAAATCCGATTGAGGGCCTTATATTTCAGTTCAGAATAGGTTCAACTCTGAGAATACAAGGATACTTACATCATAGTTCTGAGCCAGATACATCCCAACCACATTGCCAAGAGTAAAACCAAGCTAAATAGGAAGAAAGGGATAAAAGAATAGTTAACATCCTTCCATCAAAAGCATATtggttaaaataataataacaaaaaaaaaaggaatattgcAAGTCACATGAAAACGAAAGTGTTTCAATTCCACTCCTACTTAATTTCTCACCTTTCTTCCAGAGAAGCACAATTTTACCCAGCTTCCTCACCAAGAAAACTTTACCATTacttccaaaacacagcacagtgTGTTTTCAATTTGGATCAGGCTATGATCATCTTTGTCTGCAAAATTTTTTGCACACCCACAAAGACAGTAACTCCTATAAAAGTGGAGGAGAGAGTAGCAGGGACCTACATCACATATCACCGATCTGTTGGTCCATGCCTGGAAAGCCTAAAGCAACACCCCAAGAAAAGGATGCTCAGTGCTCGGGAGGGACACATGTATGCAAAGACGTAACATAGTAATACACACTAACAAAAAAGTTCACAATCTCCAAAGTCAGAACAGAGGCTCTGACTCCAAAAAGATCCCACTCTCACCTTGAAAGGTTTAAGAATAGAGATCCCCCATAAACTTAAACTGATGTTaaattgctgcttctcttctgaacAACTAACAATCATGCACCTTCCAGACACTCTAGCTCCCAAGAGATTAGTTTTCAACCAAATCCACTCAGATCTAGGGGCTCCTCTAAGGCAGGAAAGGACTGTTGGTTGGAAGCAGGGCACAAGATCTTTTGACAACTGTGCAAACTCGTAGCTGCTGAAGGTTGTCTGTGAAAATGCACCctggaaggagagggagagcaaAACAGAAGCACAATTCCTAGCCTGGACCCTGCTTGCCAGCTGAGGAAAATCCTCAAGTGTCTCAACACTTTGTAAGGGAAAGAAATTCCCCTCTTCAAAGACACACGATGAAATTTTCATTCAGCAACTCCACAAGGtcctacattttatttttattgttatgttTCATAATAAGTACATCCTATACTACGAAAGCTCATTTGACTATTTTGGAAGGGGAGACTACTAATACTGTGCCTTCATTCATTGTCAGTAGGCAAATCACTCTATATAGGAGCTGAGGTcaattctttttaagaaaattattactgATCATGGTCACTACTGTcaagaacattttaagaaaatgtgctggttttggctggggtagagttaattttcttcatggtagctaGCATGGGactatggtttggatttgtgctgaaaacagcgttgctaacccagggatgttttagttcctgctgagcagtgctcacacagagccaaggccttttctgctcctcaccccaccccaccagcaggatggctgggggtgcacaaggggttgggaggggacacagccgggacagctgacccaagtgatattccataccatacgatgtATCCATAtacagctgggggaagaggaaggaaaggaggcagcgggacacacacacacacgttcagagtgatggcgtttgtcttcccaggtaactgttaggcgtgatggagccctgctttcctggggatggctgaacacctgcctgcccatgggaagtggggaatgaattccttggtttgctctgcttgtgtgtgcagcttttgctttacctgttaaactgtctttatctcaacccacgagttttctcacttttactcttctgattctctttcccatcccactgtgggggggaGCGAGCGggcggctgcgtggtgctgagctgccggctggggctaaaccacgacagaaaaataaaaccactgttCACAATGACATCTTTCACATCACATACTGACTAGACATCTTTTCCATGCCTAAGGCAGGCTGCAGTACAACTCATCTTTTCAGTGATTCAAACTCTGTAAGCATCACCAGTGAAAAGGTAGctacagaaaactaaaaattgGTTGAAAGCTGTCAAATGAATCATGACCGAAAGttacttcagtattttcttaaacagaTTTGGtcttattctttattattacttttcaaGGAGCTTAGCATTAACAATTTAGGAAAAAGtagaggtttttttgtgtgtactGCACCGGTTATCATCTGCTCTTGTAGTTTTAATTATCAGTTAAAGTAGTACTCTGGGAGATATTGACAAACATTACATTGATGTAAAACCAGACTCTCAATGCAGAGTATCATTCTATCagagaatttccttttctttagcaCTGAGAATTCACTTGAAAACACAAACCAGGTCCTTGTTTATGAGCAGTTTTCTAGGCTTTCACTCTAGAACATTTCCGAAGATGGGACAACTATCATTCTGCTGTGTGATAAACCTTATTCGGTACAGATAGTACCAACATCAGTGCTCCCTTTAAATGTATGTCTTTATTGAAAAGTCTAGCACTGCATTCAAGAGCAATCCACCcagttatatttatttttttgacaattCAAGCAGAGGGAAACATTTCACTTCAATTTATGTGGATAGCAAAAATATAGCCAATTAAAATGAGCATGTTTATTAAGGACAATATGGTTCATGAGAGTTCAGGGTCTTCCAATTTCTACCCAGCATTTCaagttgcattttaaagaaatgtttattttacacttAACTCTGGATAGCAAAAATACAAGGTCTGGGAGATTATCCCTTTATCTCCCTGCTACAGCCCTAACAAGGGAGAGCAAGAGTCAAACACTCAATCTACACCCAAAGAGGGAAGAAACCCAGAATtagtatgtcttttttttttttttttaaacttccaggCACTAATCAAGAAGTCATAATTAATAATAGGTTTTTATCTAccaaatgcaacaaaaaaacATTAGCAGCAAGCAGTAGCGTTGATAAACATGGAAACTGAGTAGCTAAGGGTATTTACTCTTCCTGTGTGTTTTCAACAGAGTGGAGAGATAATACAAAAACAGCTAAAGAAATGGCTGAGGGTTTCATACttgttattatattttattttgaagttgaGATAAGAAATAGGccttatttattcatttcataAAAACACGCAAGACAACTTACAATAGGCCATCTCTTCTTGCCCTGTATCAACACTTGCTATGAAATTTATTAGCCAGCTAGATTACTCTTCCCCCCATAAGAGATATAAGAATAACACTTATTGTTTGTACTTACTGGGACATATCTGAATACAACTAAAACCCTACAGCATCCCTCATATCACTAGCATGAGGCCGTTTCTGTGCTTTGCTACAGCAGCAACCAGCATCTTTTTGGTCTGACAATTTATTTCCACACTTGGCAGCAAAAATACCAGCATTGGTTAAGTATTTAATGAAGTGTAGCCAGG
This sequence is a window from Balearica regulorum gibbericeps isolate bBalReg1 chromosome 1, bBalReg1.pri, whole genome shotgun sequence. Protein-coding genes within it:
- the STMP1 gene encoding short transmembrane mitochondrial protein 1; the protein is MLQFLLGFTLGNVVGMYLAQNYDIPNIAKKLEDFKKDVEAKKKPPSDKS